A DNA window from Streptomyces parvus contains the following coding sequences:
- a CDS encoding class F sortase, with the protein MGAPDRPAGNGRLLTGVAWAVLLLGLWLWGKEAGGGLGGLSGPTTGDVAAVGRPFGASLPRAHDPLDGAAPERVEVPSVGIEAPVIARGLDGDGAIDPPPYGMPRTAGWYGDGTQPGAKGTALFVGHVDTDTKPAVFYGLSAVKPGARIEVTRTDGSVAEFTVDDVQLVTRERFDARKAYGPREDGRAELRLITCGGTYDHKTRSYTANVVVSAYLTGARGAAAGDGEERAQAVAHGRG; encoded by the coding sequence ATGGGAGCCCCGGACCGCCCGGCAGGAAACGGGCGACTGCTCACCGGAGTGGCCTGGGCCGTGCTGCTGCTCGGCCTGTGGCTCTGGGGCAAGGAGGCCGGCGGCGGGCTCGGCGGGCTGTCGGGCCCCACCACCGGCGACGTGGCCGCGGTCGGCCGCCCCTTCGGGGCCTCGCTGCCCCGGGCCCACGACCCGCTCGACGGAGCGGCCCCCGAGCGCGTCGAGGTCCCCTCCGTCGGGATCGAGGCCCCCGTCATCGCACGCGGCCTCGACGGCGACGGAGCCATCGACCCGCCCCCGTACGGGATGCCGAGGACCGCCGGCTGGTACGGCGACGGCACCCAGCCCGGGGCGAAGGGCACGGCCCTGTTCGTCGGCCATGTCGACACCGACACCAAGCCCGCCGTCTTCTACGGGCTCAGCGCGGTGAAGCCGGGCGCCCGCATCGAGGTCACCCGGACCGACGGCAGCGTCGCGGAGTTCACCGTGGACGACGTCCAGCTCGTCACCCGCGAACGCTTCGACGCGCGGAAGGCGTACGGGCCCCGCGAGGACGGCCGGGCCGAACTGCGGCTGATCACCTGCGGCGGGACGTACGACCACAAGACCCGCTCCTACACGGCGAACGTGGTCGTCTCCGCCTACCTCACCGGCGCGAGGGGCGCGGCGGCCGGGGACGGGGAGGAACGCGCCCAAGCCGTGGCCCACGGCCGCGGCTGA